Proteins co-encoded in one Campylobacter concisus genomic window:
- the fmt gene encoding methionyl-tRNA formyltransferase has translation MNIVFMGTPDYAVRILRHLKEAGFNIKAVFTQPDKPVGRKQILTPSEVKIYAQNELAGVPVLTPKTLKDETVVSELKAFEPKFIVVAAYGKILPKSVLDVATCINLHASILPKYRGASPIQSAILAGEKQTGVTAMLMDAGLDTGDMLDFIYTPCESKMSSELFSELGELGGELIVKVLKNFENLKPQKQDDAESSHCKKISKSDGLFSFDEDAGQIYNKFRALTPWPGIYLASGLKILSLELSDKSGKSGEILSIEKDHVVVACKGGAVKIYELQEPSKKPTNAKAYINGKRLSVGDELK, from the coding sequence ATGAATATAGTTTTTATGGGGACGCCCGATTATGCCGTTAGGATACTTAGGCACCTAAAAGAGGCTGGCTTTAATATAAAAGCGGTCTTTACCCAGCCTGATAAGCCAGTTGGCAGAAAGCAAATTTTAACTCCAAGCGAGGTAAAAATTTATGCTCAAAACGAGCTAGCAGGAGTGCCAGTCCTTACTCCAAAGACACTAAAAGATGAGACGGTGGTTAGTGAGCTAAAGGCATTTGAGCCTAAATTTATCGTGGTGGCAGCTTATGGCAAAATTTTGCCTAAGAGCGTGCTTGACGTAGCAACTTGTATAAATTTGCACGCCTCGATCTTGCCAAAATATAGAGGTGCGAGCCCTATACAAAGCGCGATCTTAGCAGGTGAGAAGCAAACTGGCGTCACAGCTATGCTAATGGACGCTGGTCTTGATACTGGCGATATGCTGGACTTCATATACACGCCTTGCGAGAGTAAGATGTCAAGCGAGCTTTTTAGCGAGCTAGGTGAGCTTGGTGGTGAGCTAATCGTAAAAGTGCTTAAGAACTTTGAAAATTTAAAACCACAAAAGCAAGATGACGCAGAGTCCTCGCACTGCAAAAAGATAAGCAAGAGTGATGGGCTTTTTAGCTTTGATGAAGATGCTGGACAAATTTATAATAAATTTCGTGCGCTCACTCCTTGGCCGGGGATTTATTTGGCAAGTGGGCTAAAAATTTTATCGCTTGAGCTAAGCGATAAAAGTGGCAAAAGCGGAGAAATTTTAAGTATAGAAAAGGACCATGTTGTGGTTGCTTGCAAGGGTGGGGCAGTCAAAATTTATGAGCTTCAAGAGCCAAGCAAAAAGCCAACAAACGCAAAAGCATATATAAATGGTAAGCGCCTTAGTGTTGGCGATGAATTAAAATAA
- a CDS encoding GDP-mannose dehydrogenase: protein MKKFFCIMLFCFSAYSCDPADPAYMFLDYNDIDRDGMLNLDEWTSCKVPPGLKIASDLCISEEFKRLDLDRSGKVSINELGSLIFQKIDWQEDPCASWLTGSKNVDQNKSR from the coding sequence ATGAAGAAATTTTTTTGCATTATGCTATTTTGCTTTAGCGCATATAGCTGTGATCCAGCGGATCCGGCGTATATGTTTTTGGATTACAATGACATAGATCGTGACGGCATGCTAAATTTAGATGAGTGGACGTCCTGCAAAGTGCCACCAGGACTAAAAATAGCATCAGATCTATGCATTAGTGAGGAATTTAAGAGGCTGGATCTTGATCGTAGTGGCAAAGTTAGCATTAATGAGCTAGGAAGTTTGATATTTCAAAAGATTGACTGGCAAGAAGATCCATGCGCCTCTTGGCTGACTGGCAGTAAAAACGTAGATCAAAATAAAAGTCGTTGA
- the obgE gene encoding GTPase ObgE, which yields MFIDSARLTLSSGHGGAGAVSFRREKHVILGGPDGGDGGDGGDVYFVCDNNTHTLANYKGKRAMKAGNGEAGMGKRMTGKKGENLELIVPPGTAVYDAQTNELLCDIVSEGQKTLFLKGGKGGLGNFHFKSSINQAPEYAQKGMPEESIEVRLELKLIADVGLVGFPNVGKSTLISTVSNAKPQIANYEFTTLTPKLGLVEVDEFSGFVMADIPGIIEGASDGRGLGVQFLKHIERNKILLFMIDSANYRSMSEQFSVLKEEVAKFSSVLASRDYAIAITRVDAAENLDENIKEFMKFLKLKPEQNGKFIYKQDLLSFDHSKPYFILPISSATNENIDELKFALLELLKKEL from the coding sequence ATGTTTATAGATAGTGCAAGATTGACTCTAAGCTCAGGCCACGGCGGAGCTGGTGCAGTAAGCTTTCGCCGCGAAAAGCACGTCATTTTAGGTGGTCCTGATGGCGGAGATGGCGGAGATGGCGGAGATGTTTATTTTGTTTGTGACAACAATACCCATACTTTAGCAAATTATAAGGGTAAAAGAGCCATGAAGGCTGGCAATGGTGAAGCTGGCATGGGCAAGCGAATGACTGGCAAAAAGGGCGAAAATTTAGAACTCATAGTCCCTCCTGGCACAGCTGTTTATGACGCACAGACAAATGAACTACTCTGTGATATAGTTAGCGAGGGTCAAAAGACGCTATTTTTAAAGGGCGGTAAAGGCGGACTCGGAAATTTTCACTTTAAAAGCTCTATCAATCAAGCTCCAGAATACGCACAAAAAGGTATGCCTGAAGAGAGCATTGAAGTAAGGCTTGAGCTAAAGCTGATCGCTGACGTGGGTCTTGTTGGCTTCCCAAATGTCGGTAAATCAACTCTTATTTCAACAGTATCAAACGCCAAGCCACAGATCGCAAACTACGAATTTACCACGCTTACGCCAAAGCTCGGACTTGTTGAGGTCGATGAGTTTAGCGGCTTTGTCATGGCTGACATCCCTGGTATCATTGAGGGAGCTAGCGACGGACGCGGGCTTGGCGTGCAGTTTTTAAAGCACATCGAGAGAAATAAAATTTTGCTTTTTATGATAGATAGTGCGAACTATAGAAGCATGAGCGAGCAGTTTAGCGTGCTAAAAGAGGAGGTTGCTAAATTTTCAAGCGTGCTTGCTAGTAGGGATTATGCTATCGCTATCACTAGAGTCGATGCGGCGGAAAATTTAGATGAAAACATAAAAGAATTTATGAAATTTTTAAAGCTAAAGCCAGAGCAAAACGGTAAATTTATCTACAAACAAGATTTACTCAGCTTTGATCATTCAAAACCATATTTTATTTTGCCGATCTCATCAGCGACAAACGAAAACATTGACGAGCTTAAATTTGCACTGCTTGAGCTGCTAAAAAAAGAGCTTTGA
- a CDS encoding glycosyltransferase family 4 protein, with product MQILLYNVTTALKIGGVETFYYSVAKELMQDHKVTICTGQGKFVPAFLKESNIDLKMFDFYPREKVLKLGNRFRKFVERVSFYFNARKFLKSQKFDVLVIHKPFDFFVAYLLKKYDENLKTIFVSGGEDFYFFDRFFIKFIDKIISVSDANADILRKRYDREIKVVYNGVDKEKFYPDASLKEKIREKFSVKSNEILIGSVGRVVGWKGFSMMVKNIDKIKNAKFMLVGDGENLQSLKELAAKLNLDQKVIFVGAIGHDELNGYYNACDVYLQPSIGHEAFGITVIEALAANKPCVVSINGGMKEIIKDGVNGYKFKISDESDMIEKINLTLENIEKLRPRESIESMYEWSKFAQELVEL from the coding sequence TTGCAAATTCTGCTTTACAATGTAACAACTGCATTAAAAATAGGTGGTGTTGAGACTTTTTATTATTCTGTGGCTAAAGAGCTTATGCAAGACCATAAAGTCACTATTTGTACTGGGCAAGGTAAATTTGTACCAGCCTTTTTAAAAGAAAGCAATATTGATCTAAAAATGTTTGACTTTTATCCAAGAGAGAAGGTTTTAAAACTAGGCAATAGATTTAGGAAATTTGTTGAGAGAGTTAGTTTTTATTTTAATGCCAGAAAATTTTTGAAGTCTCAAAAATTTGATGTTTTAGTTATTCATAAACCATTTGATTTTTTTGTAGCATACCTACTCAAAAAGTATGACGAAAATTTAAAGACCATATTTGTAAGTGGTGGAGAGGATTTTTATTTTTTTGATCGGTTTTTTATTAAATTTATTGATAAGATCATTAGTGTGAGTGACGCAAATGCAGACATCTTACGAAAAAGATATGACAGAGAGATAAAAGTAGTTTATAACGGTGTAGATAAAGAGAAGTTTTATCCAGATGCATCACTAAAAGAAAAAATAAGAGAGAAATTTAGCGTAAAGAGTAATGAAATTTTGATAGGAAGCGTTGGTAGAGTAGTTGGCTGGAAAGGCTTTAGTATGATGGTAAAAAATATAGACAAGATCAAAAACGCTAAATTTATGTTAGTTGGCGATGGTGAAAATTTACAAAGTCTAAAAGAGCTAGCAGCTAAACTTAACTTAGATCAAAAGGTCATTTTTGTCGGCGCTATCGGGCATGATGAGCTAAATGGGTACTATAATGCTTGCGATGTTTATTTGCAACCAAGTATAGGGCATGAGGCTTTTGGCATAACTGTTATTGAAGCATTAGCGGCTAACAAGCCTTGTGTGGTTAGCATAAATGGTGGTATGAAAGAGATCATAAAAGACGGAGTAAATGGGTATAAATTTAAAATTTCTGATGAGAGTGATATGATCGAGAAGATAAATTTAACGCTAGAAAATATAGAAAAATTAAGACCAAGGGAGAGCATAGAAAGTATGTATGAATGGTCAAAATTTGCACAGGAACTAGTTGAATTATGA
- a CDS encoding glycosyltransferase — translation MKNFEDLPNAKFYKVIKNGVDVDKFKKINFKKDKKIIIGFMGIMISQKNVEYMIELAREFSNLPQYEFRVIGEINRRNDNYKYYQGLASKVKEYSLKNIEFLDNTSPDKVHTAYNSFDFTIVPLNDRELFCMVGIEAYELRKFCYSKSRWRQ, via the coding sequence ATGAAGAATTTTGAGGATCTACCAAATGCAAAATTTTATAAAGTTATAAAAAATGGCGTAGATGTAGATAAATTTAAAAAAATCAATTTTAAAAAAGATAAAAAAATTATTATTGGTTTTATGGGAATAATGATTAGCCAAAAAAATGTTGAATATATGATTGAACTAGCAAGAGAATTTAGCAATCTACCACAATATGAGTTTAGAGTAATAGGCGAAATAAACAGAAGAAACGATAATTACAAGTATTATCAGGGCTTAGCCAGTAAAGTGAAAGAGTATAGTCTAAAAAATATAGAATTTCTTGACAATACCTCACCAGATAAAGTTCACACTGCCTATAATAGCTTTGATTTTACTATTGTTCCTCTAAATGATAGAGAGCTATTTTGCATGGTTGGCATAGAGGCTTATGAGCTGCGAAAGTTTTGTTATAGCAAGAGCAGGTGGCGGCAGTAA
- a CDS encoding glycosyltransferase, whose product MSCESFVIARAGGGSKEYMVDNENCKLFEFENFARNVKKYILILKDSDKIKIITNARKMCEENFSWDKITDDVQKIYKEVLNDNSK is encoded by the coding sequence ATGAGCTGCGAAAGTTTTGTTATAGCAAGAGCAGGTGGCGGCAGTAAAGAGTATATGGTGGATAATGAAAATTGTAAGCTTTTTGAGTTTGAAAATTTTGCCAGAAATGTAAAAAAGTATATTTTAATTTTAAAGGATTCTGATAAAATAAAAATTATTACAAATGCTAGAAAAATGTGTGAAGAGAATTTTTCCTGGGATAAAATTACTGATGATGTACAAAAAATTTATAAAGAAGTTTTAAATGATAATTCAAAATAA
- a CDS encoding glycosyltransferase gives MKLFYIYPEQIPQGNAREIAILNTFFEISNIYDAKLVLPQTPLNLNEVNEKFALKLKANDILFIRKKILFLKSNKIFNFFLKKIINNYSNKDAIFYTRHLKIAKFLLENKMSNQKVVFEAHECFTLGNKALYDMEKEILKNSDFVFSHNSGTLNELRKFFGLQIAKSAVVYNGCKQDYDFKKKDFDFSSINYYGSFLLWKGLDLMLDFALKTSIKLELYGKNSGNSFMTLKNTLKEREIENLVCFKGLLPQNEVVKSLIENNTILIIPSVKSDYSLYSTPLKLFEYMANSNVVLAPNFPPVAEIVKDGENGFLYEAGDEKSLEEKFNYIKTLGNEELNKISKNAYESMSENTWKNRARKIIKELEKLN, from the coding sequence ATGAAACTATTTTACATATATCCAGAACAAATTCCGCAAGGTAATGCAAGAGAGATAGCAATTCTAAATACATTTTTTGAGATCAGTAATATCTATGATGCTAAGTTAGTCTTACCACAGACTCCTTTAAATTTAAATGAGGTAAATGAGAAATTTGCTTTAAAGTTAAAAGCTAATGACATATTGTTTATAAGAAAAAAGATCTTGTTTTTAAAAAGTAATAAAATTTTTAACTTTTTTCTAAAAAAAATAATAAATAACTACTCAAATAAAGACGCAATATTTTATACGAGGCATTTAAAGATAGCTAAATTTTTACTAGAAAATAAAATGTCCAATCAAAAGGTTGTATTTGAAGCGCATGAGTGTTTTACTTTGGGCAACAAAGCACTTTATGATATGGAAAAAGAGATACTAAAAAATTCTGATTTTGTCTTTTCGCATAATAGCGGTACGCTAAATGAGCTTAGAAAATTTTTTGGCTTACAAATAGCAAAATCAGCAGTTGTTTATAACGGTTGCAAGCAAGATTATGATTTTAAGAAGAAAGATTTTGATTTTTCAAGTATAAACTATTATGGCTCATTCTTGTTATGGAAAGGCCTTGATTTGATGCTAGATTTTGCCTTAAAAACTAGTATAAAACTAGAACTTTATGGCAAAAATAGCGGAAATAGTTTTATGACTTTAAAAAACACTCTTAAAGAAAGAGAGATTGAAAATTTGGTATGTTTTAAAGGACTGCTACCTCAAAATGAAGTTGTAAAAAGTCTTATTGAAAATAATACTATTTTGATAATACCTAGTGTAAAAAGTGATTATTCGCTTTATAGCACTCCATTAAAGCTTTTTGAGTATATGGCAAACTCAAACGTTGTCTTAGCTCCAAATTTCCCACCAGTTGCTGAAATAGTAAAAGATGGCGAAAACGGTTTTTTATATGAAGCAGGTGATGAAAAAAGCTTAGAAGAAAAATTTAACTATATAAAGACTTTAGGTAATGAAGAGCTAAACAAAATTTCAAAAAATGCTTATGAAAGTATGAGTGAAAATACTTGGAAAAATAGAGCTAGAAAAATAATTAAAGAATTAGAAAAATTAAATTAA
- the rpmA gene encoding 50S ribosomal protein L27, whose protein sequence is MAHKKGQGSTQNNRDSIGRRLGVKKFGGEFVRAGNIIIRQRGTATHAGNNVGLGKDHTIFALVDGFVKFERLDKNRKKVSVYPAA, encoded by the coding sequence ATGGCACACAAAAAAGGTCAGGGTTCAACCCAAAATAACCGTGATAGTATCGGACGCCGATTAGGTGTTAAAAAATTTGGTGGTGAGTTCGTTCGTGCTGGTAATATAATCATCCGCCAAAGAGGAACAGCAACTCATGCTGGAAATAACGTAGGTCTTGGCAAAGACCACACAATTTTTGCATTAGTCGATGGCTTTGTAAAATTTGAAAGACTTGATAAAAACAGAAAAAAAGTATCTGTTTATCCAGCTGCATAA
- the rplU gene encoding 50S ribosomal protein L21, translating to MSKYAIFKHGGKQYRVSEGEYLKLDHFSAEAKSTVEITEVLAVNDGEVKVGAPFVKGAKVVLEVVNEGKDKKVVIYKKRRRKDSKLKRGFRRQFTRVKVVSIAA from the coding sequence ATGTCAAAATACGCTATATTTAAGCATGGCGGCAAGCAATATCGTGTTAGCGAGGGTGAGTACCTTAAGCTAGATCACTTTAGTGCTGAAGCTAAATCAACCGTTGAGATTACAGAAGTTTTAGCTGTAAATGACGGCGAAGTAAAGGTAGGTGCGCCATTTGTTAAGGGTGCAAAAGTTGTTCTTGAGGTCGTTAATGAAGGTAAAGACAAAAAAGTAGTTATCTACAAAAAACGCAGACGTAAAGACTCAAAACTAAAACGCGGCTTTAGAAGACAATTTACACGTGTAAAAGTCGTAAGTATCGCAGCTTAA
- the flhB gene encoding flagellar biosynthesis protein FlhB, which translates to MAGEDQEKTEEATPKKIEDAKKDGNVPKSQDLAGFVTLVIAIGVLLAMLNFMKEQIISLYIYYSKFIGQPLTLPTVKMIVVNTFARSLLMILPVCICVAIAGVIANVMQFGFIFTTKPIMPNFGKINPLKGLKNLFSMKKVIDSIKIVLKVSIVFGVGFYFFLQFIKELPHTLFFSMFDQLAWLKEKLIILVSVMLFILFVIGLIDLLIVRFQYFKDLRMSKQEIKDEYKQMEGDPQVKGRIRQAQMRAAKRRMMQNIPQADVVITNPTHYAVAIRYDKSRDEAPIILAKGVDFLALQIKKIAVENGVQIYENPPLARELYKICEVDDTIPAHLFRAVAEVLSFVYMSNKQKFKDKL; encoded by the coding sequence ATGGCAGGCGAAGATCAGGAAAAAACCGAAGAAGCGACCCCCAAAAAGATAGAGGATGCCAAAAAGGATGGTAACGTCCCCAAAAGTCAGGATCTAGCCGGGTTCGTGACCCTAGTTATTGCTATTGGCGTACTACTTGCGATGCTAAATTTTATGAAAGAACAGATCATCTCACTTTATATCTACTACTCAAAATTTATCGGTCAGCCACTTACCTTGCCAACTGTAAAAATGATTGTCGTAAATACCTTTGCAAGGTCGCTTCTTATGATACTTCCAGTTTGTATCTGTGTGGCGATCGCTGGTGTCATCGCAAATGTAATGCAGTTTGGATTTATCTTTACCACAAAACCTATAATGCCAAATTTTGGCAAGATAAATCCGCTAAAAGGGCTAAAAAATTTATTCTCGATGAAAAAAGTGATAGATAGCATCAAAATCGTGCTAAAAGTTAGCATCGTCTTTGGAGTTGGATTTTATTTTTTCTTGCAGTTTATAAAGGAGCTACCACACACTCTCTTTTTTTCTATGTTTGATCAGCTTGCTTGGCTAAAAGAAAAGCTCATCATTCTTGTTAGTGTCATGCTTTTTATACTTTTCGTGATCGGACTTATCGACCTTCTCATCGTGCGTTTTCAATACTTTAAAGACCTTCGTATGAGCAAGCAAGAGATAAAAGATGAGTATAAGCAAATGGAAGGAGATCCGCAGGTAAAAGGCAGAATTCGTCAAGCACAAATGCGTGCAGCCAAGCGTCGAATGATGCAAAATATCCCACAAGCTGACGTGGTCATCACAAACCCTACTCACTACGCCGTGGCGATAAGATATGATAAAAGTCGCGACGAGGCGCCGATAATACTTGCCAAAGGTGTTGATTTTTTAGCACTGCAAATCAAAAAAATAGCCGTTGAAAATGGTGTGCAAATTTATGAAAACCCACCACTCGCAAGAGAGCTTTATAAAATTTGTGAAGTCGATGATACGATACCAGCACATCTTTTTAGAGCCGTGGCCGAAGTGCTAAGCTTCGTTTATATGAGCAATAAACAAAAATTTAAAGATAAGCTTTGA